A single Cnuibacter physcomitrellae DNA region contains:
- a CDS encoding stage II sporulation protein M: MDLDAYTAAHSEEWARLDELGRKRAFTGQEADELIERYQSGATQLSALKTVAGSTAQGDRLSVSLSRARLRFTGASANVLRAVPAFFALQLPAALYRIRWLTLAMALATVLIATLWALWIGGDPAVMANLGDDEQLKKLANEDFVDYYSENPAASFTGQVWTNNAWIAAQCLAFGILGVWVPLVILQNAQNLGINAAVLFEYGHGDTFFLYILPHGLLELTAIFVAAAAGTRLFWAWIAPGARTRGQALAEDGRALFTIALGLVIVLFVSGVIEGFVTPSPLPWPVKIGIGVVALGAFLFYMLFVGGRAYRAGQTGDLEEFEAGARTLTAA, from the coding sequence ATGGACCTCGACGCCTACACAGCGGCTCACTCCGAGGAGTGGGCTCGCCTCGACGAGCTGGGACGCAAGCGCGCCTTCACCGGCCAGGAGGCCGACGAGCTCATCGAGCGCTATCAGTCCGGCGCGACCCAGCTCTCGGCGCTGAAGACGGTCGCCGGCTCCACGGCGCAGGGCGATCGACTGTCGGTGTCGCTGTCCCGCGCCAGGTTGCGCTTCACCGGCGCCAGCGCGAACGTGCTGCGGGCCGTCCCCGCCTTCTTCGCCCTGCAGCTCCCGGCAGCCCTGTACCGCATCCGCTGGCTCACGCTGGCGATGGCGCTGGCCACCGTGCTGATCGCCACGCTCTGGGCGCTCTGGATCGGCGGCGATCCCGCGGTCATGGCCAACCTCGGCGACGACGAGCAGCTCAAGAAGCTCGCCAACGAGGACTTCGTCGACTACTACAGCGAGAACCCCGCGGCGAGCTTCACCGGGCAGGTCTGGACCAACAACGCCTGGATCGCGGCGCAGTGCCTCGCCTTCGGGATCCTCGGGGTCTGGGTGCCGCTCGTCATCCTCCAGAACGCGCAGAACCTCGGCATCAACGCCGCCGTGCTGTTCGAGTACGGCCACGGCGACACGTTCTTCCTCTACATCCTCCCGCACGGGCTGCTCGAGCTCACCGCGATCTTCGTCGCGGCCGCCGCGGGCACACGGTTGTTCTGGGCCTGGATCGCGCCGGGGGCCCGCACTCGCGGCCAGGCGCTCGCCGAGGACGGCCGGGCGCTCTTCACCATCGCCCTGGGGCTCGTGATCGTGCTCTTCGTCTCGGGCGTCATCGAGGGCTTCGTCACGCCGTCGCCGCTGCCCTGGCCGGTGAAGATCGGGATCGGCGTGGTCGCGCTGGGCGCGTTCCTCTTCTACATGCTCTTCGTCGGCGGGCGGGCCTACCGGGCCGGGCAGACCGGCGACCTCGAGGAGTTCGAGGCCGGAGCCCGGACGCTCACGGCGGCCTGA
- a CDS encoding DUF58 domain-containing protein, with amino-acid sequence MALTGRVVAFLLVGLVPVVVLDVLFDLAYPTLLAWLALTLLLVLVDVAFAASPRRVALERDLPARIRLGESAVSTLYVSNLGRRRMVVLVRDAWQPSAGAARTRMRLVIPAGERRAMQIPLTPFRRGERRVARVALRSFGPLGFAARQAVLLSPGRLRVLPPFLSRRHLPSRLARLRELDGRTSIMVRGQGTEFDSLREYVRGDDVRSIDWRATARHSDVMVRTWRPERDRRVVIVIDTGRTSAARIGDEVRLDTAFEAALLLAALATRAGDRVDLVLYDRRLRGRVHGASGPELLSRMVDAMAPVDPDLIETDWTAVPALVRQVTTQRALVVLVTAADSPGGSSGLLATVPQLSRDHLVVVASVTDPDLAAAVSERSTREETYRAAASERALLDVQRVSTALRQEGAEVVTAPPGDLPPAVADRYLALKAAGRL; translated from the coding sequence ATGGCACTGACCGGTCGCGTCGTCGCGTTCCTCCTCGTGGGCCTCGTCCCCGTGGTGGTGCTCGACGTGCTCTTCGACCTCGCCTATCCCACGCTGCTCGCGTGGCTGGCCCTCACCCTGCTGCTCGTGCTCGTCGACGTGGCGTTCGCCGCCTCGCCGCGGCGGGTGGCCCTCGAACGCGATCTCCCCGCGCGCATCCGACTCGGCGAGTCGGCCGTCAGCACCCTCTACGTCTCCAACCTCGGTCGGCGCCGGATGGTCGTCCTGGTCCGAGACGCGTGGCAGCCCTCGGCGGGCGCGGCACGCACGCGGATGCGTCTGGTGATCCCGGCCGGTGAGCGGCGCGCGATGCAGATCCCGCTCACGCCCTTCCGCCGCGGCGAGCGCCGGGTCGCGCGGGTGGCGCTGCGCTCGTTCGGTCCGCTGGGGTTCGCGGCCCGGCAGGCGGTGCTGCTCTCGCCCGGGCGACTGCGGGTGCTGCCGCCGTTCCTGTCGCGGCGGCACCTGCCCTCCCGTCTGGCGCGCCTGCGCGAGCTCGACGGCCGCACGAGCATCATGGTCCGTGGCCAGGGCACCGAGTTCGACAGTCTCCGCGAGTACGTCCGCGGCGACGACGTGAGGTCGATCGACTGGCGGGCCACGGCGAGGCACTCCGACGTGATGGTCCGCACCTGGCGGCCGGAGCGTGATCGGCGCGTCGTGATCGTGATCGACACGGGCCGGACGTCCGCGGCCCGCATCGGCGACGAGGTCCGCCTCGACACCGCGTTCGAGGCCGCCCTCCTCCTCGCCGCCCTCGCCACACGAGCGGGCGACCGGGTCGATCTCGTGCTCTACGACCGGCGGCTCCGCGGTCGCGTGCACGGCGCATCCGGTCCCGAGCTGCTCTCCCGGATGGTCGACGCCATGGCCCCGGTCGACCCCGACCTCATCGAGACGGACTGGACCGCCGTCCCGGCGCTCGTGAGGCAGGTCACGACGCAGCGCGCCCTGGTCGTGCTCGTCACGGCCGCGGACTCGCCGGGCGGGTCCTCGGGACTGCTCGCGACCGTGCCGCAGCTCAGCCGCGATCACCTGGTGGTGGTGGCGTCGGTCACCGACCCCGATCTCGCGGCCGCCGTGTCCGAGCGATCGACCCGAGAGGAGACGTACCGGGCCGCCGCGTCCGAGCGGGCGCTCCTCGACGTGCAGCGTGTCTCGACCGCTCTCCGACAGGAGGGCGCCGAGGTCGTGACGGCCCCGCCCGGCGACCTGCCGCCCGCCGTCGCCGACCGCTATCTCGCGCTCAAGGCCGCCGGCCGGCTCTGA
- a CDS encoding DUF3499 family protein: MIIRECSRPSCRGEAVTTLTYDYRDSLVVVGPLSPTPEPHSYDLCAVHTDRLSAPQGWQIVRYVVAD, encoded by the coding sequence ATGATCATCAGGGAGTGCTCGCGACCCTCGTGCCGCGGCGAGGCTGTGACGACGCTCACCTACGACTACCGCGACTCCCTCGTCGTGGTCGGTCCACTCAGCCCGACGCCCGAGCCCCACAGCTACGACCTCTGCGCCGTGCACACCGATCGGCTCTCGGCCCCGCAGGGGTGGCAGATCGTCCGGTACGTCGTCGCCGACTGA
- the ahcY gene encoding adenosylhomocysteinase, translating into MSIVSTDVRPAYKVADLALAEAGRHQIRLAENEMPGLMALREEYGPLQPLAGARITGSLHMTVQTAVLIETLVALGARVRWASCNIFSTQDEAAAAIVVGAHGTPDAPAGVPVYAWKGETLDEYWWCTDRAFDWSAEAEATGADWVGPNMILDDGGDATLLVHKGREFEAAGAVPDDQPGDSEEYRIILATLRRTLAETPTRWTTVAEEVQGVTEETTTGVHRLYELFARGELLFPAINVNDSVTKSKFDNKYGIRHSLPDGINRATDVLIGGKVAFVAGYGDVGKGAAEALRGQGARVIVSEVDPICALQAAMDGYQVARLESVADEVDIVITCTGDVDVITVDDILSLKHLAIIGNVGHFDNEIDMAGLAALPGVEKVEIKPQVHEWRLPTGRSVLVLSEGRLMNLGNATGHPSFVMSNSFTNQVLAQIELYTRPEAYPVGVYVLPKALDEKVARLHLDALGVELTTLRPEQAAYINVPVEGPYKPDHYRY; encoded by the coding sequence ATGAGCATTGTGTCGACCGACGTCCGTCCTGCCTACAAGGTCGCCGACCTCGCGCTGGCCGAGGCCGGCCGTCATCAGATCCGCCTGGCGGAGAACGAGATGCCCGGACTGATGGCCCTCCGCGAGGAGTACGGCCCGCTCCAGCCGCTGGCCGGCGCGCGCATCACGGGTTCGCTGCACATGACGGTGCAGACCGCGGTGCTCATCGAGACGCTCGTCGCGCTCGGCGCGCGGGTGCGGTGGGCCAGCTGCAACATCTTCTCCACGCAGGACGAGGCCGCCGCCGCCATCGTCGTCGGCGCCCACGGCACCCCGGACGCGCCGGCCGGCGTGCCGGTCTACGCCTGGAAGGGCGAGACGCTCGACGAGTACTGGTGGTGCACCGACCGCGCCTTCGACTGGTCCGCCGAGGCCGAGGCGACCGGGGCCGACTGGGTCGGCCCGAACATGATCCTCGACGACGGCGGCGACGCCACCCTCCTCGTGCACAAGGGGCGCGAGTTCGAGGCGGCGGGAGCAGTCCCGGACGACCAGCCCGGCGACAGCGAGGAGTACCGCATCATCCTCGCCACCCTCCGTCGTACCCTCGCCGAGACGCCGACGCGGTGGACCACGGTCGCCGAGGAGGTGCAGGGGGTCACCGAGGAGACGACGACCGGAGTGCACCGCCTCTACGAGCTCTTCGCTCGCGGCGAGCTGCTCTTCCCCGCCATCAACGTGAACGACTCCGTCACCAAGTCGAAGTTCGACAACAAGTACGGCATCCGCCACTCGCTGCCCGACGGCATCAACCGGGCCACCGACGTGCTCATCGGCGGGAAGGTCGCGTTCGTCGCCGGCTACGGTGACGTGGGCAAGGGCGCCGCGGAGGCCCTGCGCGGCCAGGGCGCGCGTGTCATCGTCTCCGAGGTCGACCCGATCTGCGCCCTCCAGGCGGCCATGGACGGCTACCAGGTCGCCCGGCTGGAGTCGGTCGCCGACGAGGTCGACATCGTGATCACCTGCACCGGCGACGTCGACGTCATCACGGTCGACGACATCCTGAGCCTCAAGCACCTCGCCATCATCGGCAACGTCGGCCACTTCGACAACGAGATCGACATGGCCGGCCTCGCCGCCCTCCCCGGCGTCGAGAAGGTCGAGATCAAGCCGCAGGTGCACGAGTGGCGGCTCCCGACCGGGCGCAGCGTGCTCGTGCTGTCGGAGGGGCGCCTGATGAACCTCGGCAACGCGACGGGTCACCCCAGCTTCGTGATGAGCAACTCGTTCACCAACCAGGTGCTCGCCCAGATCGAGCTCTACACGCGTCCCGAGGCCTACCCGGTGGGCGTCTACGTCCTGCCCAAGGCGCTCGACGAGAAGGTCGCTCGTCTCCACCTCGACGCGCTGGGCGTCGAGCTGACGACCCTCCGCCCGGAGCAGGCCGCCTACATCAACGTCCCGGTCGAGGGCCCGTACAAGCCCGACCACTACCGGTACTGA
- the mtrA gene encoding MtrAB system response regulator MtrA: MDPRILVVDDDTALAEMIGIVLRSEGYEPSFCTDGAEALGAFRDSRPDLVLLDLMLPGLDGIEVCRLIRAESGTPIIMLTARSDTSDVVKGLESGADDYVVKPFNPKELVARIRTRLRPSSDAAPETLRVGDLVVDVAGHEVRRGSDRINLTPLEFDLLHALAAKPQQVFTREMLLEQVWGYHYKADTRLVNVHVQRLRAKVEADPDNPRIVMTVRGVGYRAGAVT; this comes from the coding sequence ATGGACCCTCGCATCCTGGTCGTCGACGATGACACCGCGCTGGCCGAGATGATCGGCATCGTGTTGCGATCGGAGGGGTACGAGCCGTCCTTCTGCACCGACGGGGCCGAGGCGCTGGGCGCGTTCCGCGACTCCCGGCCCGACCTCGTACTCCTCGACCTCATGCTGCCCGGCCTCGACGGCATCGAGGTGTGCCGCTTGATCCGCGCCGAGTCCGGCACGCCCATCATCATGCTCACTGCGCGGAGCGACACGTCCGACGTGGTGAAGGGCCTCGAGTCCGGCGCCGACGACTACGTCGTCAAGCCCTTCAACCCCAAGGAGCTGGTCGCCCGCATCCGCACCCGGTTGCGTCCATCGAGCGACGCCGCTCCCGAGACGCTGCGTGTCGGCGACCTCGTGGTCGACGTCGCCGGGCACGAGGTGCGGCGCGGATCCGATCGCATCAACCTCACGCCGCTCGAGTTCGACCTGCTGCACGCGCTGGCCGCGAAGCCGCAGCAGGTCTTCACCCGCGAGATGCTCCTGGAGCAGGTGTGGGGCTACCACTACAAGGCCGACACCCGTCTCGTGAACGTGCACGTGCAGCGGCTGCGGGCCAAGGTCGAGGCGGATCCCGACAACCCGCGCATCGTGATGACCGTGCGCGGGGTGGGCTACCGCGCCGGCGCGGTCACATGA
- a CDS encoding metallopeptidase family protein, whose amino-acid sequence MPRARRTSRASAASRRSRSRHGRDLRSSATGPFLPPLRSRLDFFDLVVADTAEYLRSVFPNELATTSFEVAPMPFGRFGSPDHVDRWAVGDDRVILFRLPIQRMSNLHRDDESHRRMAIEACVFRAVAEMLGKDPWDVAPEGFTHL is encoded by the coding sequence ATGCCCCGAGCACGACGGACGAGCCGAGCATCCGCGGCCAGCCGGAGGTCCCGATCGAGGCACGGCCGTGACCTGAGGTCCTCCGCCACCGGCCCCTTCCTGCCTCCGCTGCGCTCCCGCCTCGACTTCTTCGACCTCGTCGTCGCCGATACCGCGGAGTACCTGCGGAGCGTCTTCCCCAACGAGCTCGCCACGACCTCGTTCGAGGTCGCGCCGATGCCGTTCGGTCGCTTCGGGTCGCCCGACCACGTCGACCGCTGGGCCGTCGGCGACGACCGCGTGATCCTCTTCCGTCTGCCCATCCAGCGGATGTCGAACCTCCACCGCGACGACGAGTCGCATCGGAGGATGGCCATCGAGGCGTGCGTCTTCCGTGCGGTCGCGGAGATGCTCGGCAAGGATCCCTGGGACGTCGCGCCCGAGGGCTTCACCCACCTCTGA
- a CDS encoding AAA family ATPase → MTDRPDLSPDELRAALGRVRTEVGKAVVAQDGAVTGLIIALLARGHVLLEGVPGVAKTLLVRSLSHALSLDTKRVQFTPDLMPGDVTGSLVYDARSGEFTFREGPVFTNILLADEINRTPPKTQSALLEAMEERQVSVDGVSRALPSPFLVAATQNPIEYEGTYTLPEAQLDRFLVKLVLDLPERDAEVAVLARHASGFDPRDLRAAGVTPVLDAAGLESAQRAVRQVQAAPDVLAYIVDLARATRQSPSVKLGVSPRGATALLAASKAWAWLNGYPAITPDHVQAMVVPVLRHRIQLRPEAELEGVAVDAILRSILTQVRVPI, encoded by the coding sequence ATGACGGATCGACCAGACCTCTCACCGGATGAGCTCCGCGCCGCGCTGGGCCGGGTGCGCACCGAGGTGGGCAAGGCCGTCGTCGCCCAGGACGGTGCCGTCACCGGCCTCATCATCGCGCTGCTCGCGCGCGGGCACGTGCTGCTCGAGGGCGTGCCCGGTGTGGCGAAGACGCTGCTCGTCCGGAGCCTCAGCCACGCGCTCTCGCTCGACACGAAGCGCGTGCAGTTCACGCCCGACCTGATGCCCGGCGACGTCACCGGCTCGCTCGTCTACGACGCACGGTCCGGTGAGTTCACGTTCCGCGAGGGTCCGGTCTTCACGAACATCCTGCTCGCCGACGAGATCAACCGCACGCCGCCGAAGACGCAGTCGGCACTCCTCGAGGCGATGGAGGAGCGTCAGGTCAGCGTCGACGGCGTGAGCCGGGCGCTCCCGAGCCCGTTCCTCGTCGCCGCCACGCAGAACCCGATCGAGTACGAGGGCACGTACACCCTGCCCGAGGCGCAGCTCGACCGGTTCCTCGTCAAGCTCGTGCTCGACCTCCCGGAGCGCGACGCCGAGGTCGCGGTGCTCGCCCGGCACGCGAGCGGCTTCGATCCCCGCGACCTCCGGGCCGCCGGCGTCACGCCGGTGCTCGACGCCGCCGGCCTCGAGTCCGCGCAGCGGGCCGTGCGCCAGGTGCAGGCCGCACCCGACGTGCTCGCCTACATCGTCGACCTCGCCCGCGCCACCCGGCAGAGCCCGTCCGTGAAGCTCGGCGTGAGCCCGCGCGGGGCGACCGCCCTCCTGGCGGCCTCGAAGGCGTGGGCGTGGCTCAACGGCTATCCCGCCATCACGCCCGACCACGTGCAGGCGATGGTGGTCCCGGTGCTGCGGCACCGCATCCAGCTGCGACCTGAGGCGGAGCTCGAGGGGGTCGCGGTCGACGCGATCCTCCGGTCGATCCTCACGCAGGTCCGGGTGCCGATCTGA
- a CDS encoding DUF4129 domain-containing protein, translated as MNPFALLDPPVQPDADQGRQWLLDELSKPEYQAARPTWFDQASKAFQDWLGSLQAPGGPSFGALIPLGVVLVVAALIVVAFLVFGRPRLNTRSALRTTELFGADDARSAAEIRAAARRASSAGDWSTAIEEQYRAIARALAERTVVLSAPGTTAQEFASRAGRSFPDSAEELRLGARAFDEVRYLDQPGTSAGYDRLVALDGALERARPTRLEAVPSAAAR; from the coding sequence ATGAACCCCTTCGCCCTGCTCGACCCGCCGGTCCAGCCCGACGCCGACCAAGGCCGTCAGTGGCTGCTCGACGAGCTGTCGAAGCCCGAGTACCAGGCGGCGCGGCCGACCTGGTTCGATCAGGCGTCGAAGGCGTTCCAGGACTGGCTCGGCTCGCTGCAGGCGCCGGGTGGCCCCAGCTTCGGGGCCCTCATCCCCCTGGGCGTCGTGCTCGTGGTCGCCGCCTTGATCGTGGTCGCGTTCCTCGTGTTCGGCCGCCCGCGCCTGAACACCAGGAGCGCGCTGCGGACGACCGAGCTGTTCGGCGCCGACGACGCCCGATCCGCCGCGGAGATCCGCGCCGCCGCCCGCCGAGCCTCGAGCGCGGGCGACTGGTCGACCGCGATCGAGGAGCAGTACCGCGCCATCGCGCGAGCCCTCGCCGAGCGGACGGTCGTCCTGTCGGCACCGGGCACCACGGCGCAGGAGTTCGCGAGCCGCGCGGGCCGGTCCTTCCCCGACTCGGCCGAGGAGCTGCGTCTCGGCGCGCGCGCCTTCGACGAGGTGCGGTATCTCGATCAGCCCGGCACCAGCGCGGGCTACGACAGGCTCGTCGCACTCGACGGCGCCCTGGAGCGCGCCCGACCCACCCGCCTCGAGGCCGTCCCCTCGGCGGCCGCGCGATGA
- a CDS encoding DUF4350 domain-containing protein has translation MTATVVETPRTGPRLRRWLFWILASVAAILLAGFTLLSSFRGLVDQGLYSATSPSSAGSKALVEVLKQQGVDVVVTGSLDETRRAVSGAQGPVTVMMADLYGYLDDDGLEALGDLDADLVLPTPSDDELDILAPGVRTTAVESSDDTVDAGCGIPAAERAGEVSQADIAYTADPGDATGCFDTGAGAYGLVRLDQGDRTVDVLGVSDALRNDSIPLAGNAALALGLLGENPTLVWYLPTSADLPEDAPPTIQELTPGWVTPVILLLIVVFVAAAVWRGRRLGPVVVEEMPVVVRARETAEGRARLYAREGATLRAVDALRVGTVQRLSTALNLSRSSDLTEVVSAVSAVTGRPSAEVYDTLVGAVPAGEADLQALSDRLLVLEREVRAATRPD, from the coding sequence ATGACCGCCACGGTCGTCGAGACGCCTCGCACGGGCCCCCGGCTGCGACGCTGGCTGTTCTGGATCCTCGCCTCGGTCGCCGCGATCCTCCTCGCCGGGTTCACCCTGCTGTCGAGCTTCCGCGGCCTCGTCGATCAGGGCCTCTACTCCGCGACGAGCCCCAGCTCGGCTGGATCCAAGGCTCTCGTCGAGGTGTTGAAGCAGCAGGGCGTCGACGTCGTGGTGACGGGATCCCTCGACGAGACCCGCCGAGCCGTGTCGGGGGCGCAGGGCCCGGTCACCGTGATGATGGCCGATCTCTACGGCTACCTCGACGACGACGGCCTCGAGGCGCTCGGCGACCTCGACGCCGACCTCGTCCTGCCGACGCCGTCGGACGACGAGCTCGACATCCTCGCCCCCGGGGTCCGTACCACGGCGGTCGAGTCGTCCGACGACACGGTCGACGCCGGATGCGGCATCCCCGCGGCCGAGCGCGCCGGCGAGGTGTCGCAGGCGGACATCGCCTACACGGCCGACCCGGGTGACGCCACCGGATGCTTCGACACGGGCGCGGGCGCCTACGGCCTGGTGCGACTCGACCAGGGCGACCGCACCGTCGACGTGCTCGGCGTGAGCGACGCCCTGCGGAACGACTCGATCCCGCTCGCCGGCAACGCCGCGCTGGCGCTGGGCCTCCTGGGCGAGAACCCGACCCTCGTCTGGTACCTGCCCACCTCCGCCGACCTCCCCGAGGACGCGCCGCCGACGATCCAGGAGCTCACCCCGGGGTGGGTCACGCCCGTCATCCTGCTGCTCATCGTGGTCTTCGTGGCTGCGGCGGTCTGGCGCGGGCGCCGTCTCGGGCCGGTCGTCGTCGAGGAGATGCCCGTCGTCGTCCGGGCCCGCGAGACGGCCGAGGGCCGTGCCCGCCTCTACGCTCGCGAGGGGGCCACGCTCCGAGCGGTCGACGCCCTCCGCGTCGGGACCGTGCAGCGGCTCTCCACGGCGCTGAACCTCTCCCGCTCGAGCGACCTGACGGAGGTCGTGTCGGCGGTGTCGGCGGTGACCGGTAGACCGTCCGCCGAGGTGTACGACACACTCGTCGGGGCGGTCCCCGCCGGCGAGGCCGACCTCCAGGCCCTCTCCGACCGGCTCCTCGTGCTCGAGCGCGAGGTCCGGGCGGCGACCAGGCCCGACTGA
- a CDS encoding DUF5719 family protein, with protein sequence MPADRRMVARGARIAAGVVGVVAVAASIGVAFFVPLPSVTAEPRSTVVDPTPAAEVRACPGGLVRLSDDSGQDATAISSIGAPTVTDYVNVSPDPLTTEQLASPDDRAGRADAAPVRVALPAGAQDGDTLFGAGQAQVAGTPEISGLAVASCTQPTSDTWLVAGATTTGRTSFVILANPQDVAAKADIAIFDEKGQVEAPGARGIDIPARSTRILSLAGLAPDATSPVLHVTTTVGAVTAAVQQSVVRGLEPGGVELAGPSAPPSTEATVPGIEITSSAAISGRLADADEGDLQSILRLYLPGTEPAAVRIHIQGETEGSASTDYQVGLTPGVVTDFPLQDVPDGTYTVTLESDHPVVTAARTSRVDGSSPDLAWFPSVQAQAESFVAAVPAAAASRIHLYNPGDSELSVTVTGSAAPASVTIPAHSTRFIYLDSGQGYRVESNGPVAASLSFVGDGRLAGMGLMPPDAASPPVLVYG encoded by the coding sequence ATGCCCGCTGATCGCAGGATGGTGGCGAGAGGGGCGCGCATCGCGGCAGGGGTCGTGGGTGTGGTGGCGGTGGCCGCGTCAATCGGAGTCGCCTTCTTCGTCCCGTTGCCGAGCGTCACCGCCGAGCCTCGTTCCACGGTGGTCGATCCGACGCCCGCGGCGGAGGTGCGAGCGTGCCCCGGTGGTCTCGTCCGGCTGTCCGACGACTCCGGCCAGGACGCCACGGCCATCTCGTCGATCGGGGCGCCCACGGTGACGGACTACGTGAACGTCTCGCCCGACCCGCTCACCACGGAGCAGCTGGCCTCCCCGGACGACCGCGCCGGTCGCGCCGACGCCGCACCCGTGCGGGTGGCGCTGCCGGCCGGGGCTCAGGACGGCGACACGCTCTTCGGCGCGGGCCAGGCGCAGGTGGCCGGCACCCCCGAGATCTCCGGTCTCGCGGTGGCGTCCTGCACGCAGCCGACGTCCGACACGTGGCTCGTCGCCGGTGCGACCACCACCGGCCGCACGAGCTTCGTCATCCTGGCGAACCCTCAGGACGTGGCGGCGAAGGCCGACATCGCGATCTTCGACGAGAAGGGTCAGGTCGAGGCTCCCGGTGCTCGCGGCATCGACATCCCCGCGCGCAGCACGCGCATCCTCTCGCTGGCCGGGCTCGCGCCCGACGCGACCTCGCCCGTCCTGCACGTGACGACGACCGTCGGAGCGGTGACCGCTGCCGTGCAGCAGAGCGTCGTGCGCGGACTGGAGCCCGGGGGAGTGGAGCTGGCGGGTCCCTCCGCGCCCCCCTCGACCGAGGCGACCGTCCCCGGCATCGAGATCACCTCGTCGGCCGCGATCTCGGGGCGCCTGGCCGACGCGGACGAGGGCGACCTCCAGAGCATCCTGCGCCTCTACCTGCCCGGCACGGAGCCCGCCGCGGTCCGCATCCACATCCAGGGCGAGACCGAGGGCAGTGCCTCGACCGACTACCAGGTCGGGCTCACACCCGGGGTCGTCACCGACTTCCCGCTGCAGGACGTGCCTGACGGCACGTACACGGTGACGCTCGAGTCCGATCATCCGGTCGTGACGGCGGCACGCACCTCGCGGGTCGACGGCAGCAGCCCCGATCTGGCCTGGTTCCCCTCCGTCCAGGCGCAGGCGGAGTCGTTCGTCGCCGCCGTCCCCGCCGCGGCGGCCTCGCGCATCCACCTGTACAACCCCGGCGACTCGGAGCTGTCGGTGACGGTGACGGGCTCGGCCGCGCCCGCGTCGGTCACCATCCCCGCGCACTCCACGCGCTTCATCTACCTCGACTCCGGTCAGGGCTACAGGGTCGAGTCGAACGGCCCCGTCGCGGCGTCGCTGTCCTTCGTCGGCGACGGCAGGCTCGCCGGGATGGGCCTGATGCCTCCGGACGCCGCGTCGCCGCCGGTCCTCGTCTACGGCTGA
- a CDS encoding RDD family protein — protein sequence MSRPPVSDPGRTGASSAGAPVAGASGAAAVVGVGDDELLTGEAVALDVRPTGFLLRSAGGAIDWLVFTLPLIAVLTWYGQLLPALPIDQALATALVTATTVFFWVVAPIVVEVLTRGRSLGRLAVGSRIVRDDGGAAGLRHAIIRGLLGYVEIFVSFGSIAFIVSLLNRRSKRLGDLIAGTYSQHERVPHPVPHGYAMPPELFAWAQIADVAKLPDRLSRRIAAHLASAPRTDPRIRARLSFELAAEASRFVSPLPDVDPFVFLVGVAVMRRDRDYAALLGERRRLERLQPALRSLPHGFPDR from the coding sequence ATGAGCCGACCGCCTGTCTCGGACCCGGGCCGGACGGGCGCGAGCTCCGCCGGCGCCCCTGTCGCGGGGGCGTCCGGGGCCGCCGCCGTCGTGGGCGTCGGAGACGACGAGCTGCTGACCGGGGAGGCCGTCGCCCTGGACGTGAGGCCCACCGGGTTCCTCCTGCGCAGCGCCGGCGGAGCGATCGACTGGCTGGTGTTCACCCTCCCGTTGATCGCCGTCCTCACCTGGTACGGGCAGCTCCTGCCCGCCCTCCCCATCGACCAGGCGCTCGCGACCGCGCTCGTCACCGCGACGACCGTGTTCTTCTGGGTCGTCGCACCGATCGTGGTGGAGGTGCTGACGAGAGGCCGGTCGCTCGGTCGACTCGCGGTCGGGTCGAGGATCGTGCGCGACGACGGCGGGGCCGCCGGACTCCGGCACGCCATCATCCGCGGCCTCCTGGGCTACGTGGAGATCTTCGTCAGCTTCGGATCCATCGCGTTCATCGTGTCTCTCCTCAACCGGAGGTCGAAGCGGCTCGGTGACCTGATCGCCGGGACGTACAGCCAGCACGAACGGGTGCCGCATCCCGTGCCGCACGGCTACGCGATGCCGCCTGAGCTCTTCGCGTGGGCGCAGATCGCGGATGTGGCGAAGCTGCCCGACCGCCTCTCCCGGAGGATCGCCGCGCACCTGGCGTCGGCCCCGCGCACCGATCCGCGCATCCGCGCCCGCCTGTCGTTCGAGCTCGCGGCGGAGGCGTCGCGATTCGTGTCCCCGCTCCCGGACGTCGACCCGTTCGTCTTCCTGGTGGGGGTGGCGGTGATGCGCCGCGACCGCGACTACGCCGCCCTGCTCGGCGAGCGCCGCCGCCTGGAGCGCCTCCAGCCCGCCCTGCGCAGCCTCCCCCACGGCTTCCCCGACCGCTGA